A window of the Henckelia pumila isolate YLH828 chromosome 3, ASM3356847v2, whole genome shotgun sequence genome harbors these coding sequences:
- the LOC140891749 gene encoding uncharacterized protein: MKTYYCNLVFALLCILGLLRESVAGRPLPTLARPRPDDAAAFARWLVSQSSWGVLNTISSEMGGAPFGNVVSFSDGLPNKGKGIPYFYLTTLDPTASNALKDQRSSFTVSEYNLGTCGTTDPENPTCAKITLTGKLKALDGNSTEAELARTALFTKHPEMKGWPKNHNFRTFQLDIRNIFMINWFGGPKPLTVDQYLGAKMSSELVCMGDSTATS, encoded by the exons ATGAAAACTTATTATTGTAACTTGGTTTTTGCGTTACTTTGTATTTTGGGGTTGCTTCGAGAATCCGTAGCCGGTCGACCTTTGCCGACACTGGCAAGACCTCGACCAGATGATGCGGCAGCTTTTGCTCGGTGGTTGGTATCACAGAGTTCTTGGGGCGTTCTCAA CACGATATCCAGTGAAATGGGAGGTGCGCCTTTCGG GAATGTAGTTTCATTTAGTGATGGCTTACCTAACAAAGGCAAAGGCATCCCGTACTTCTATCTTACAACTCTCGATCCTACCGCAAGCAATGCTTTAAAAGATCAGCGATCTTCCTTTACTGTAAGCGAATATAATCTTGGAACTTGTGGCACGACCGACCCTGAGAATCCTACTTGTGCCAAAATCACACTCACAGGAAAG ttaaAAGCACTTGACGGAAACTCTACGGAAGCTGAACTTGCTCGAACTGCATTGTTTACGAAGCACCCTGAGATGAAAG GCTGGCCTAAAAATCACAATTTCCGAACCTTCCAATTAGATATCAGAAATATCTTTATGATCAATTGGTTTGGCGGTCCCAAGCCTCTCACAGTGGATCAGTACTTGGGAGCCAAGATGTC GAGTGAACTTGTATGCATGGGGGATTCAACGGCAACATCGTGA